One Hordeum vulgare subsp. vulgare chromosome 4H, MorexV3_pseudomolecules_assembly, whole genome shotgun sequence DNA window includes the following coding sequences:
- the LOC123450120 gene encoding germin-like protein 8-5, with amino-acid sequence MTTSSSILLLAALLALVSWQAIASDPDPLQDFCVADMHSPVRVNGFVCKNPMEVNADDFFKAANLDKPRVTNKVGSNVTLINVMQIAGLNTLGISIARIDYAPLGQNPPHTHPRATEILTVLEGTLYVGFVTSNQPAPNRNKFLSKVLNKGDVFVFPVGLIHFQFNPNPHQPAVAIAALSSQNPGAITIANAVFGSDPPISDDVLSKAFQVEKNTIDYLQAQFWENNHN; translated from the exons ATGACAACCTCCTCTTCCATCCTTCTCCTTGCTGCCCTTCTTGCCTTGGTCTCATGGCAGGCCATTGCGTCCGATCCTGACCCACTCCAGGACTTTTGTGTCGCCGACATGCATTCACCAG TGCGTGTCAATGGGTTCGTTTGCAAGAACCCGATGGAAGTTAATGCAGATGACTTCTTCAAGGCAGCCAACCTCGACAAGCCTAGGGTGACCAACAAGGTTGGATCCAACGTCACTTTGATCAACGTCATGCAGATTGCTGGACTCAACACCCTCGGAATCTCAATTGCGCGCATCGACTATGCTCCCTTGGGCCAAAACCCACCACATACGCACCCTCGCGCCACTGAGATCCTCACGGTGCTCGAGGGGACACTGTACGTTGGCTTTGTCACATCCAACCAGCCCGCCCCCAACAGAAACAAGTTCCTTTCCAAGGTGCTCAACAAAGGTGATGTGTTTGTCTTTCCCGTGGGGCTCATCCACTTCCAATTCAACCCGAACCCCCACCAGCCTGCCGTTGCAATTGCCGCGCTCAGTAGCCAGAACCCAGGGGCTATCACAATTGCCAATGCAGTGTTTGGGTCAGACCCACCAATATCGGATGATGTTCTTTCCAAGGCATTTCAGGTTGAAAAGAATACAATAGACTATCTCCAGGCTCAGTTCTGGGAGAACAACCACAATTGA
- the LOC123450122 gene encoding germin-like protein 8-5 encodes MATSSSILLLAALLALVSWQAIASDPDPLQDFCVADMHSPVRVNGFVCKNPMEVNADDFFKAANLDKPRVTNKVGSNVTLINVMQIAGLNTLGISIARIDYAPLGQNPPHTHPRATEILTVLEGTLYVGFVTSNQPAPNRNKFLSKVLNKGDVFVFPVGLIHFQFNPNPHQPAVAIAALSSQNPGAITIANAVFGSDPPISDDVLSKAFQVEKNTIDYLQAQFWESNHN; translated from the exons ATGGCAACCTCCTCTTCCATCCTTCTCCTTGCTGCCCTTCTTGCCTTGGTCTCATGGCAGGCCATTGCGTCCGATCCTGACCCACTCCAGGACTTTTGTGTCGCCGACATGCATTCACCAG TGCGTGTCAATGGGTTCGTTTGCAAGAACCCGATGGAAGTTAATGCAGATGACTTCTTCAAGGCAGCCAACCTCGACAAGCCTAGGGTGACCAACAAGGTTGGATCCAACGTCACTTTGATCAACGTCATGCAGATTGCTGGACTCAACACCCTCGGAATCTCAATTGCACGCATCGACTATGCTCCCTTGGGCCAGAACCCACCACATACGCACCCTCGCGCCACTGAGATCCTCACGGTGCTCGAGGGGACACTGTACGTTGGCTTTGTCACATCCAACCAGCCCGCCCCCAACAGAAACAAGTTCCTTTCCAAGGTGCTCAACAAAGGTGATGTGTTTGTCTTTCCCGTGGGGCTCATCCACTTCCAATTCAACCCGAACCCCCACCAGCCTGCCGTTGCAATTGCCGCGCTCAGTAGCCAGAACCCAGGGGCTATCACAATTGCCAATGCAGTGTTTGGGTCAGACCCACCAATATCGGATGATGTTCTTTCCAAGGCATTTCAGGTTGAAAAGAATACAATAGACTATCTCCAGGCTCAGTTCTGGGAGAGCAACCACAATTGA
- the LOC123450123 gene encoding germin-like protein 8-11, whose protein sequence is MASSCSFLLLAALLALVSWQATSSDPSPLQDFCVADMHSPVRVNGFVCKNPMDVNADDFFKAAALDKPRVTNKVGSNVTLINVMQIAGLNTLGISIARIDYAPLGQNPPHTHPRATEILTVLEGTLYVGFVTSNLPAPNRNKFLSKVLNKGDVFVFPVGLIHFQFNPNPHQPAVAIAALSSQNPGAITIANAVFGSDPAISDDVLAKAFQVEKNTIDWLQAQFWENNHN, encoded by the exons ATGGCATCCTCCTGTTCCTTCCTTCTCCTCGCTGCTCTTCTTGCGTTGGTCTCATGGCAGGCAACTTCCTCCGACCCTAGCCCACTCCAAGACTTTTGTGTGGCCGACATGCATTCACCAG TGCGTGTAAATGGGTTTGTTTGCAAGAACCCTATGGATGTAAACGCTGATGACTTCTTCAAGGCAGCCGCCCTCGACAAGCCTAGGGTGACAAACAAGGTTGGCTCCAACGTCACCTTGATCAACGTCATGCAGATTGCTGGACTCAACACCCTCGGCATCTCAATTGCGCGCATCGACTATGCTCCCTTGGGTCAGAACCCGCCACATACGCACCCTCGCGCCACTGAGATCCTCACGGTACTCGAGGGGACACTGTATGTCGGATTTGTCACATCCAACCTGCCTGCACCCAACAGAAACAAGTTCCTCTCGAAGGTGCTCAACAAAGGTGATGTATTTGTCTTCCCCGTGGGGCTCATTCACTTTCAGTTCAACCCCAACCCCCATCAGCCCGCTGTTGCAATTGCCGCGCTCAGCAGCCAGAACCCAGGGGCTATCACAATTGCCAATGCAGTGTTTGGGTCAGACCCAGCAATATCAGATGATGTTCTTGCCAAGGCGTTTCAGGTGGAAAAGAATACTATAGACTGGCTCCAGGCTCAGTTCTGGGAGAACAACCACAATTAA
- the LOC123450127 gene encoding germin-like protein 8-5 codes for MASSPTYLLLVALFALVSWQAVASDPGPLQDFCVADMHSPVRVNGFVCKNPMDANADDFFKAAALDKPRVTNKVGSNVTLINVMQIAGLNTLGISIARIDYAPLGQNPPHTHPRATEILTVLEGTLYVGFVTSNLPAPNRNKFLSKVLNKGDVFVFPVGLIHFQFNPNPHQPAVAIAALSSQNPGAITIANAVFGSDPTISDDVLAKAFQVEKNTIDWLQAQFWENNQN; via the exons ATGGCATCCTCCCCTACCTACCTTCTCCTCGTTGCTCTTTTCGCCTTGGTCTCATGGCAGGCTGTTGCCTCCGACCCTGGCCCGCTCCAGGACTTTTGTGTCGCCGACATGCATTCACCAG TGCGTGTCAATGGGTTTGTTTGCAAGAACCCAATGGATGCCAACGCTGATGACTTCTTCAAGGCAGCCGCCCTCGACAAGCCTAGGGTGACCAACAAGGTTGGGTCCAACGTTACCTTGATCAACGTCATGCAGATTGCTGGACTCAACACCCTCGGCATCTCAATTGCACGCATCGACTATGCTCCCTTGGGTCAGAACCCACCACACACGCACCCTCGTGCCACTGAGATCCTCACGGTGCTCGAGGGGACACTATATGTCGGATTTGTCACGTCCAACCTGCCCGCCCCCAACAGAAACAAGTTCCTCTCCAAGGTGCTCAACAAAGGTGATGTGTTTGTCTTCCCCGTGGGGCTCATTCACTTTCAATTCAACCCCAACCCCCACCAGCCCGCCGTTGCCATTGCCGCGCTCAGCAGCCAGAACCCAGGGGCTATCACAATTGCCAATGCTGTTTTTGGGTCAGACCCAACAATATCAGATGATGTTCTTGCCAAGGCGTTTCAGGTGGAAAAGAATACAATAGATTGGCTCCAGGCTCAGTTCTGGGAGAACAACCAAAACTAA